The genomic region AAGGCGTCGCGGTACCAGGTCTTCAGCCGGTCGGGGTCGGTGCTGCCGAGCAGCATGCTGTTCAGAACGGGGCGGGCCATCGGGGGCTGCTGCGAGAGGAAATCAGTCATGTCCGCGACGTCGGAGCCGGTGGCAGGGATTCGACATGGCTCGGGCCGGGCGGCAGACGCGGGGCCGAGCGCCCGCGCTCGCCTGCCGCCGACCGATGGTCACTGGCCGGGCACCTCCGCGGAGGTGCCCGGGATCAGCGGGGTGCTACGTCCCACATGCGCTCGCCGGGCAGGGGGTCGGGGAGCCGGTCGACCGCAGGCATCGGGTCGTTGGTGACCCGCAGTCCGGCGAAGCGACGGCTCATGGCGTGGGCGTACCGCTCGGCCAACGCCGGCTCGGCGTTGTAGTCGGCGATCACGTGCTCACCGAACCAGACTCGGACGCGTCGGCGCTCGGACGTCTGGGTCGCGGTGGCGGTTGTCACTGGTCCTCCTGGGGCAGTTCTCGGGATGGTCGGCGGGAGAACGCGGAGCGAGCGCGATGACGGCGTGCCGTGTGTTCACCGTCACGTCTGGTGCAACGCACGAACGCGCCCGGAGGTCACGCCTGGTTTCGGGTTTCCACCAAGAAAAACTGGGCTTTCCGGCACGCCATTTCGAACATTTGTTCCCTTGTTTCTGGCGTCTTTGCGAGAATGCGCTGCATGCGACCGTCCGTGCAGCACGTCCACCAGCTCGTCAGCCAGATCCAGCCACTGGACACCCTGGAAGCGGAGCACCGCGACCGCACGGTCCGCTGGCTGGAGAGCACCGACGACATCTACCGTCGCGCCAAGCCGGCCACCCCGACGCCGCACCTGGTGGCGTACGTCGCCGTGCTCGACCCGGCCGACGGCAGCAGCCTGCTGGTCGAGCATCGCAATGCCGGGCTGTGGTTGCCGCCGGGTGGACACGTCGAGCCGGCGGAGGATCCGGCGGATGCTGCGGCGCGCGAGGTCGCGGAGGAGCTGGGGATCGCGGCCGCGTTCGTCGATCCCGGGCGGCGGCCTGCGTTCGTGACGGTGACCGAGACCGTCGGCATCGACAGCGGGCACACTGACGTCAGCCTGTGGTTCGTGGTGGCGGGCCGGCGCGGGATGGAGCTGACGACGGACGGAAGCGAGTTCGGCGGGGTGCGGTGGTGGTCGCCGGCGGAGGTCGCGGCGGCCGGGCAGCGGGTTTTCGACCCGCACTTGCGGCGGTTCCTGACCAAGGTTGCCGCCGGAACGCCTGTTCGAATGTCCGGCTCGGCGCAATTCACAGCGTTTCCTCAGGAACGACACGCCGAAGTCGCCGGGCGGATCCGTAGGCTGGAACGGTGACCATCGAAGACGCCGGAACCAAGGCGCTGGCTGTTCCCGACCGGGAAGCGCCGCTGACCGGGATCGCCACCGTCCAGACCGAGCACCTGATCGGAGACGTCGGTGACGCGTTGCGGCTGCTCGACGCGGTGGAGCGGGTCCGGGGCCACGCGCACCCGTTGATTCTCGGCCTGCAGGACGCGGTCGGCATGAAGATGCCGGCGGCCCTGGTGCTGAGCGCGATCTCGAACGGACGGGCCTCGGCGGCCGAGGTGGCCGAGCAGATCGGGACCAGCCCAGGTGAGGCGGAGCTGGCGATCGCCGAGCTGGTGGCGCTCGGACTGGTCCGGACGGAGCCGACGCTGGCCGTCACCGGGATGGGCCAGGCCCGGCTGGCGCAGCTGGACGCGTTGACGGTGCGGGTGCTCGACGTGATCACCGGGATTCTCGGGCCGACCGACGCCGCCCACCTGGTGCGGCTGCTGCACACCGTTGCCGACGGCCTCGAAACCGCCACCGTCACCGCCGCGGTCAACCAGGTGGTGCCGCACCCCGTCCTGAACAACTGACCCGGCACCGGCCGCCGATGTCGAGAGCAGGCCGATCGCACCGACGTACCTGGTGAGAGAACAAGTCACCCGGTAGGAGGCAGCGATGTTCAGGCAGACGAAGGCGTTCAGCGGGTTCTCGGTGGACGACATCCCGGCGGCGAAGGCGTTCTACGCCGAGACGCTCGGGCTGGAGGTGACCGAACAGAACGGCATGCTGACGCTCCAGATCGCGAGCGGGCACGGGGTGCTGGTCTACCCGAAGCAGGACCACGTGCCCGCGGAGTACACGGTGCTCAACTTCCCGGTGGACGACATCACCGCGGCGGTCCGGGCGCTGGCCGAACGCGGCATCCGCTTCGAGCGGTACGGCGACGACCAGGACGAGCTGGGTATCGCCCGCAACGAGGGCCCACCGATCGCCTGGTTCAAGGACCCGGCGGGCAACGTGCTCTCGGTGATCGAGCAGTGAGTCAGGCGGCGGGGATCGGGTCGTTGTACCTGCCGAGCCTGCCCTCGTAGCGCCGGCCGTCGCGGTGAGGCCAGGCGTAGGCGACGCAGCCGTGCAGGCCCAGGGTCTGCTGCTGCATCACCGGCGCCGGCTGACCCGGGCCGGGGCAGAGCTCGTGCGCCTCGCCGAGCCGGTGGCCGGTCTCGTGGTTGACCATGTACTGCCGGTACGCCGTGAGCGAGCCGCCGTAGTTCGGCACGCCATGCACCCAGCGGGCGATGTTGAGCACGACCCGGTCGCCGATCCGGCAGCTGGTGTAGCGGTCGTAGCCGCCGCCGCAGATCAGGTCCCGGGTCGCGGGCGTGACGAACATCAGCGTGAAGTCGGGGCTCTGGCCCGGCCCGACCTGGCGGAAGCGCCACTTGCCGCCGGCCGTCCAGCCCTGCGGAGCGGCGTACGTGCTCCGGACGAAGTCAGCCAGGGCGGGGCGGTCGATGCCGGCGATGCCGTTCTCGATCGCGATCTCGAAGGTGAGCAGCTTGCCGCCGGTGCCGATCGTCGCGGCGTCCCCCGGCAGGACCGTGTACGAGACCCCACCCGCCTGCGGGTAGCTGATCACCTCCCCGTCGGCGAGGGTGGACTGCGAGGCCTGGCCGCTGCCCGGGCTCGGCTCTGCCGCTGCGTCGTCCTGCCGTTCGGCCTCGCCGGCCGGTGCTCCCGGCTGGGCGGCGGACGGCCGCGCGGTGACGACGCCGACAGGCTCGCGGTCGGACAGGTCGTGCCGGGCGAACGGGCTGGCGGGCAGCTGGACCAGCCCGGCCACCACGACCGCCACCACCACGCCGAGACCGGCGACCCTCAGCTTGCGCATCCCACGACTCCTCACCGCGCCCGGGGCCGAACGCGTTCACACCCTGTTCTTGTCTGCAGGCCAGTTCCCCCTTCTCGGTTCCGCTCCCGTGCCGGGCAGAAGTTGTGATCCGGATCTGACGGGCCTGAGACGCCCTCGTGGGTTTCAGCCTCGGCAGCCTTGTCGCGGCGCCGGAGGTCGGCTTGGATCAGGTGTGACCGAGACGCCCTGGACCCCGCCACCGGCCCACACCGTCCCGACACCGGACGGCCGGCAGGTCGGCTACTGCCTGTACGGCGAACCCGGCGGCGTCCCGGTGATCTTCCACAGCGGCTCGCCGAGCACCCGGTGGAAGCGGCCGGACGTCGTTCGCGCGACCGAGCAGAGCGGGGTGCGGCTGCTGGTCGCCGACCGCCCCGGGTACGGCGACTCGACGCGGCAGCCCGGCCGCACGGTGGCCGACGTGGTCGGGGACGTGCGGCTGCTCGCGGACGCGCAGGGCTGGGACCGGTTCGCGGTGGCCGGAGGTTCCGGCGGCGGTCCGCATGCGCTCGCCTGCGCTGCCCTGCTGCCGGACCGGGTGACCCGCTGTGCGGTGTCGGGCAGCATCGCTCCGCCGCTCGTCGACGGCCCGGCACCGGGTGAGGACGAGCCGGACCCGCGGCGCAATCTCACCTCCTGGCTGGCGGCCCGGGGCGAGCACCGGTTGCGGCCGGAGATCGAGGCGGCGGCGCGGCAGATCATGGCGCTGGTCGACGCCGGCGGCCCCGAGTTTCCGCCCGACCCGGAAGCGCCGGAGGTGGTTGCCCCGCCGGCCCGGGACAGCGCCGCCTCGATGGCCCGGCTGCGGGCGACCTTCGTCGACAGTCACGACGGGTGGGTGGACGACAATCTCGCGTTCGCCCGGGACTGGGGCTTCGCGCTCGACGCGATCGACGGGCCGGTGAGCCTGTGGTTCGGCTCGAAGGACCTGCGCAGCCGGCGGCAGGCGGACCACCTGGCCGCGGCGATTCCCGGGGCGACGCGGCACGAGTACGCCGGCGGCCACGTGCAGAACGAGGCGGCGTACCGGCGGATGCTCGGCTGGCTCGTCAACGCCTGATGCGCAGCCGCTGCGTCGGGTAGCTGCTGTCGACGAAGCCGAGCGAGCGGTAGAGCGGTTCGCCGTCCTGGGTGGCGTGCAGCTCGACCTGGCCGACGTCGGTCTCGTCGCGGAACCAGTCGAGCAGGGCGATCACGCACAGCCGGGCCAGTCCGCGGCGGCGGAAGGCCGGCTCGGTGCTGACGTTGTAGAGGCTGCCGCGGCTGAGCGTCAGGTCCTTGGGGCCCGGTGGGTGCGGGTGGCAGTGGCCGGCCGCTCCGGCGACCACTCCGGCCGTGGGGTCGTCGACGACGAACGCCGCGAAGGTCTCCGGCGCGGCCAGCTGGTCGGCGAAGTAGCGCAACGAGACCTCGCGCCACGGCGCGTCCTCGCCGCCGACCTCGAGACCCATCGCCGCCAGCATCAGGCTGCGCAGCCGGACCAGGGCCGCGGCGTCGTCCGGCTTGGCTCGGCGTACCTGCAGATCGGTCACCGGGGAATTCTGCCGAACTTTCCGGCCACGGACTGAATCGAACCGGATGGACGCCACCCGGGGAGGCGTCCACCCGCCCTGACCCCGGCACGAGTGGAGCCATGTCCCCGAGCGCGACCAGAGCCCGCAGAGCGAGACCTCGCAGCCCCCGGCAACGGACCGGCTTCGGCGCGCTCGCGATCGCCGTGCTCGGCACGCTGCTCCCCGGTACGGCGTACTTGGTGGCCGGGCGCCGACGGCTCGGCGCGGCGCTCACCACCGTCGCGGTCCTGGGGTACGGCGCCACGGCGTACGTCGCGCTGGTCCGCCGCGACGACGCGATCGCCTGGGCCCTGGACCCGGACGTCCTGCTCGGCCTGACCGTCGGGCTCGCGGTGCTCGGCTTGGGCCTGGTCGTCGTCCTGGTCACGTCGTACAAGATGCTGCGGCCGCTGCACACGGGGATCGGGGGCCGGTTGGGCGGGGCGCTGGTGATCGGGCTGGTCTGCTTCTCGATCGCCTCCGGCTCGGCGCTCGGCGCGCACAACCTGGTCGCCCAGCGCAGCCTGGTGACGAAGGTGTTCGCGGGCGGCGAGGCCAAGAGCGGGACCCGCCCGAACGTCGACCAGAAGGACCCGTGGGCGAAACTGCCCCGGCTCAACGTGCTGCTGATCGGCGCCGACGACGGCGAGGGCCGCGAGGGCGCCCGGGCGGACAGCGTGCTTGTCGCGAGCATCGACACCCGGACCGGAACGACCGCGCTGATCTCGCTGCCGCGCAACTTCATGCGGATGCCGTTCCCGAAGGGCACGCCGCTGCACGCGAAGTATCCGACCGGCTACTGGGATCCGCGGGTCGACGAGGACCAGGAGCAGCCGGAGTACTACCTGGACGCGATGTTCCGGAACGTGCCGCGGGACGACGCCGAGCTGCTGGGTGAGTCCGACAACCGGGGCGCCGACGTGCTGAAGCTGTCCGTCGGCGAGGCGCTCGGGCTGCAGCTGCACTACTACGTGCAGGTGAACCTGTCCGGCTTCGAGAAGATGGTGCAGGCACTGGGCGGCATCACGGTCAACATCAACTACCCGGTCCCGGTCGGTGGCGACGACGACAAGGGCATTCCGCCGGGCCGCTACCTGGAGCCCGGCCCGAACCGCAAGCTGAACGGCTTCGACGCGCTGTGGTTCGCCCGCGGCCGGTACAAGGTGCCCGGCGCGGACGTCGCCCGGCAGGCCCGGCAGCGCTGCGTGATCAAGGCGATCGTCGAGCGCGCCACGCCGCAGAACGTGCTGGCCAACTACCGGGACATCGCCGCCGCCGGCGAGCGGCTGATCCGCACCGACCTCCCGCAGACGCTGCTCGGCGACCTGGTCGGGCTGGGCGTCAAGGTGAAGTCCGCGAAGATCACCACGATCGACCTGAACAAGAAGAAGAACTTCCCGAACGGCCGCAACCCGAACTACCCGGCGATGCGCGCGCTGGTCGCGAAGGCGCTGGGCGGCCGCCCGGCGGCCGCCTCCACCCCGCGCCCGACGAGTCGCCCGACGACGACCCGCGGTACTCCGACCGTGAAGCCGTCCACCCCCACCGAGGACCTGTCCGACGCCTGCGCCTACCGCCCGACCGGCTGACCGGCGGCAAGGTCGCTGACGACGGTTCAGGCGTAACGAATGCCCAGGCCGCCGTCGACCGCCCAATTCGCGCCGGTGACGAAGGCGGCGGCCGGAGAAGCCAGGAAGCAGACCACCTCGGCGACGTCCTCGGGGGTGCCGATGCGGCCGAGCGGATGCACGGCGAGCGCGGAGTCGCGGGCACCCGGAATGGTGTCGAAGAACTCCTCGAGCAGATCGGTGGCGATGAAGCCCGGGCTGACCGCGTTGACCCGGACGTCGTGCGGGGCGACGTCGAGGGCGAGGCTGCGGGTCATGCCGACCAGGCCGGACTTCGCCGCGGCGTACGGGAACATGCCGGCGGTGGTCAGGCTGGAGTGGATCGAGGCGATGTTGACGATCGCACCGCGGCGGCTCGCGATCATCGCCGGCAGCACCTGCCGGGCCATCAGCCAGGCGCCCTTGAGGTCGACGTCGAAGACGCTGTCCCACTCGGCCACCGTCATCGCGGTCGCGTCGGCGTACGCGTTCTTGCCGGCGTTGTTGACCAGCACGGTGACCGGGCCGAGCTGCCCGGTGACGTCGCCGACAGCGGTCCGCACCGAGTTCTCCTCGGTGATGTCGCCGACGACCGCGGCGACCCGGGCGCCGGTGGCGGCGATCTGCTCGGCGGTCGCGGTCAGCTCGCCGGGCAGGATGTCGAGCAGCGCGACGGCGGCGCCCTCCGCGGCGGCCTTGACGGCGATCGCGCGGCCGATTCCGCGCGCGGCGCCGGTCACCAGCACGACCTCGTCGGTCAGACGTCCAGACACTACGGCCTCCTTCATCGGTGTAGAAGGCAGCCTAGGCGGTGCGGTCGCCGCCGGCGTAGCGGTCAGCGGGCGAAGGCGCCGGCCTTGGCGGCGGCGGCCGTGGCGCGCGCCAGCCAATCGGCGTCCGCGCGGGACATCGCCCGCCGGCGCAGGACCAGCTGGTGGTAGATCGGCGACGTCGCCGCCATCACGACGTCCTCGGCCGCGGTGTCCGCGGGGATCTCGCCGCGCTCGGCGGCCCGGGTGACCAGCACCGCGCTGCGCTCGTACCGGTCGTCCCAGAAGCGGGTCAACGCGGCGGCTGCCTGCGGCGTACGGAAGGAGGCCGCGATCACGGCGGTCGTGACGGAGGGCCCGCTCGCGAGGGCGGCATGCACCTCGCGGTTCAGCGCGATCAGGTCGGACTCCAGCGAGCCGGTGTCGGCCGGCGCCCAGTGGTCGTCGCGTCCGGCTTCGAGCAGGTCGGACAGCAGCCCGTCGACCGTCTTCCACCGGCGGTAGATCGTCGTGCGGTGCACGCCGGAGCGGGCGGCGACGGCGTCGATGGCGAGGCTTTCGTACCCGTGCTCGGCCAGCTCCTGCTCGGTCGCCCGCAGCACGTCGGAGCGGACCCGCGCGGTGCGGCCGCCGGGACGGGTTGCGAACTGCGGCGAGCTCATGGCATCATCTTAACGCAACATTCGTCGCATTAAGGAGCGCGCCCGTGATCCTCTGACCCGCCGCTGTTCCGGTGGCCCGCACCCGGCCCACCGTTCGAACCCGCGTGTCAGGAGGACACCCATGTCTCCCCAGCTGTCCCTGCAGCAGGTCTCCAAGGCGTACGACCACCGCGTCGTGCTCGACCAGGTCGGCTGCGCGTTCCCGCCGGGCCGGATCAGCGGCCTGATCGGCGAGAACGGTTCCGGCAAGTCCACCCTGCTCCGGCTGCTCGCCGGCGTGGAGCAGCCGGACGACGGAACCGTCACCGTGGTCGCGAGCGGCGGTGTCGGTTTCCTTGCCCAGGACAACCCGTTGCCGCTGCACCTGGACGTCGCGGCGGTCGCCGACCACGCGCTGGCCGACCTGCGGGCGATCGAGTCCCGGCTGCACGAGGTCGAGCAGTTACTTGCCGATGGCAACCTCGAGGTGCTGGACGAGTACGGCGACCTGCAGAGCGCCTTCGAGGCCCGCGAAGGGTACGACGCCGACGCCCGGCTGGCCCGTGCGATGCACGGCCTCGGCCTGTCCGCGCTGCCCGGTGACCGGCGGTTGTCCGAGCTGTCGGGTGGCGAGCTGGCCCGGTTGCACCTGGCGGCCGTTCTCGCCGCGTCACCGGAGGTCCTGCTGCTCGACGAGCCGACCAACCACCTCGACGTCGCCGCGACGGTGTGGCTGGAGGATCACCTCCGGTCCCGCTCCGGTACGACGGTGGTGGTGTCGCACGACCGGGCGTTCCTGGAGCGGGTGGCGTCCACGTTGTTCGAGGTGGATGGCGACACGCACCGGGTGACCCGCTACGGCAACGGGTACGACGGGTACCTCTCCGAGAAGGCCGCCGAGCGAGCCCGCGCAGAGCAGACCCGTCAGCTCTGGGAGGACGAGGTCGCGGCGATGAAACTCGCCGTCGGCACCGCCGCCGACCGGGTCGCGTACGGGCGGCCGATGAGCGACAACAACAAGATGGCCTACGACCGGGCCGGCGGCCGGGTCAACGAGGCGGAGCGCAGCAAGACCCGCAACGCCAAGGAACGGCTCCGGCGGCTGGAAGCCGATCCGCCTCCGGTCCCGGCCAAGCCGTTGCGGTTCGCCGCCTCGCTGCGGACCGCGGGCGCGACGTCCGGTGTGCTGGTGAACGCGGTGGAGGTGTCGGTCCAGGGTCGGCTCGCCCCGGTGTCGCTGGAGGTTCCGGCGGGCGGCCGGGTGCTGATCACCGGCGCGAACGGCGCGGGCAAGTCCACGCTGCTCGAC from Kribbella flavida DSM 17836 harbors:
- a CDS encoding alpha/beta fold hydrolase → MTETPWTPPPAHTVPTPDGRQVGYCLYGEPGGVPVIFHSGSPSTRWKRPDVVRATEQSGVRLLVADRPGYGDSTRQPGRTVADVVGDVRLLADAQGWDRFAVAGGSGGGPHALACAALLPDRVTRCAVSGSIAPPLVDGPAPGEDEPDPRRNLTSWLAARGEHRLRPEIEAAARQIMALVDAGGPEFPPDPEAPEVVAPPARDSAASMARLRATFVDSHDGWVDDNLAFARDWGFALDAIDGPVSLWFGSKDLRSRRQADHLAAAIPGATRHEYAGGHVQNEAAYRRMLGWLVNA
- a CDS encoding TetR/AcrR family transcriptional regulator, yielding MSSPQFATRPGGRTARVRSDVLRATEQELAEHGYESLAIDAVAARSGVHRTTIYRRWKTVDGLLSDLLEAGRDDHWAPADTGSLESDLIALNREVHAALASGPSVTTAVIAASFRTPQAAAALTRFWDDRYERSAVLVTRAAERGEIPADTAAEDVVMAATSPIYHQLVLRRRAMSRADADWLARATAAAAKAGAFAR
- a CDS encoding LCP family protein, with protein sequence MSPSATRARRARPRSPRQRTGFGALAIAVLGTLLPGTAYLVAGRRRLGAALTTVAVLGYGATAYVALVRRDDAIAWALDPDVLLGLTVGLAVLGLGLVVVLVTSYKMLRPLHTGIGGRLGGALVIGLVCFSIASGSALGAHNLVAQRSLVTKVFAGGEAKSGTRPNVDQKDPWAKLPRLNVLLIGADDGEGREGARADSVLVASIDTRTGTTALISLPRNFMRMPFPKGTPLHAKYPTGYWDPRVDEDQEQPEYYLDAMFRNVPRDDAELLGESDNRGADVLKLSVGEALGLQLHYYVQVNLSGFEKMVQALGGITVNINYPVPVGGDDDKGIPPGRYLEPGPNRKLNGFDALWFARGRYKVPGADVARQARQRCVIKAIVERATPQNVLANYRDIAAAGERLIRTDLPQTLLGDLVGLGVKVKSAKITTIDLNKKKNFPNGRNPNYPAMRALVAKALGGRPAAASTPRPTSRPTTTRGTPTVKPSTPTEDLSDACAYRPTG
- a CDS encoding NUDIX hydrolase, whose protein sequence is MQRTNAPGGHAWFRVSTKKNWAFRHAISNICSLVSGVFARMRCMRPSVQHVHQLVSQIQPLDTLEAEHRDRTVRWLESTDDIYRRAKPATPTPHLVAYVAVLDPADGSSLLVEHRNAGLWLPPGGHVEPAEDPADAAAREVAEELGIAAAFVDPGRRPAFVTVTETVGIDSGHTDVSLWFVVAGRRGMELTTDGSEFGGVRWWSPAEVAAAGQRVFDPHLRRFLTKVAAGTPVRMSGSAQFTAFPQERHAEVAGRIRRLER
- a CDS encoding MarR family transcriptional regulator, whose protein sequence is MTIEDAGTKALAVPDREAPLTGIATVQTEHLIGDVGDALRLLDAVERVRGHAHPLILGLQDAVGMKMPAALVLSAISNGRASAAEVAEQIGTSPGEAELAIAELVALGLVRTEPTLAVTGMGQARLAQLDALTVRVLDVITGILGPTDAAHLVRLLHTVADGLETATVTAAVNQVVPHPVLNN
- a CDS encoding SDR family NAD(P)-dependent oxidoreductase, coding for MSGRLTDEVVLVTGAARGIGRAIAVKAAAEGAAVALLDILPGELTATAEQIAATGARVAAVVGDITEENSVRTAVGDVTGQLGPVTVLVNNAGKNAYADATAMTVAEWDSVFDVDLKGAWLMARQVLPAMIASRRGAIVNIASIHSSLTTAGMFPYAAAKSGLVGMTRSLALDVAPHDVRVNAVSPGFIATDLLEEFFDTIPGARDSALAVHPLGRIGTPEDVAEVVCFLASPAAAFVTGANWAVDGGLGIRYA
- a CDS encoding ABC-F family ATP-binding cassette domain-containing protein, whose product is MSPQLSLQQVSKAYDHRVVLDQVGCAFPPGRISGLIGENGSGKSTLLRLLAGVEQPDDGTVTVVASGGVGFLAQDNPLPLHLDVAAVADHALADLRAIESRLHEVEQLLADGNLEVLDEYGDLQSAFEAREGYDADARLARAMHGLGLSALPGDRRLSELSGGELARLHLAAVLAASPEVLLLDEPTNHLDVAATVWLEDHLRSRSGTTVVVSHDRAFLERVASTLFEVDGDTHRVTRYGNGYDGYLSEKAAERARAEQTRQLWEDEVAAMKLAVGTAADRVAYGRPMSDNNKMAYDRAGGRVNEAERSKTRNAKERLRRLEADPPPVPAKPLRFAASLRTAGATSGVLVNAVEVSVQGRLAPVSLEVPAGGRVLITGANGAGKSTLLDVLAGRLAPDTGFVEHRGRLGYLSQEVVEPRPDERLRTALARHRGAGGLGLFRPDQLQTRVGALSTGQRRRLALARLLTAQYDVMLLDEPTNHLSLVLVEELEAALDAYEGALVVVSHDRRFVSRWRGEILELKENTLVSQ
- a CDS encoding GNAT family N-acetyltransferase gives rise to the protein MTDLQVRRAKPDDAAALVRLRSLMLAAMGLEVGGEDAPWREVSLRYFADQLAAPETFAAFVVDDPTAGVVAGAAGHCHPHPPGPKDLTLSRGSLYNVSTEPAFRRRGLARLCVIALLDWFRDETDVGQVELHATQDGEPLYRSLGFVDSSYPTQRLRIRR
- a CDS encoding DUF3152 domain-containing protein is translated as MRKLRVAGLGVVVAVVVAGLVQLPASPFARHDLSDREPVGVVTARPSAAQPGAPAGEAERQDDAAAEPSPGSGQASQSTLADGEVISYPQAGGVSYTVLPGDAATIGTGGKLLTFEIAIENGIAGIDRPALADFVRSTYAAPQGWTAGGKWRFRQVGPGQSPDFTLMFVTPATRDLICGGGYDRYTSCRIGDRVVLNIARWVHGVPNYGGSLTAYRQYMVNHETGHRLGEAHELCPGPGQPAPVMQQQTLGLHGCVAYAWPHRDGRRYEGRLGRYNDPIPAA
- a CDS encoding VOC family protein; amino-acid sequence: MFRQTKAFSGFSVDDIPAAKAFYAETLGLEVTEQNGMLTLQIASGHGVLVYPKQDHVPAEYTVLNFPVDDITAAVRALAERGIRFERYGDDQDELGIARNEGPPIAWFKDPAGNVLSVIEQ